The following proteins are encoded in a genomic region of Schistocerca serialis cubense isolate TAMUIC-IGC-003099 chromosome 9, iqSchSeri2.2, whole genome shotgun sequence:
- the LOC126419673 gene encoding fatty acid-binding protein, muscle-like, which yields MVKQFSGKTYELDLDSQQNVEAMFDVYGVTDPAHKQVALKTKARVTLTVDGDKYTETTQTGNHQTSVTFRLGEEFAEEILGHKWKSSVSLKDDHTLLKVEKGEDGKTVTLEKSFSPQQLVVTYTFGSVSAKRIYKAV from the exons ATGGTGAAGCAGTTCTCTGGGAAGACCTACGAGCTCGACCTGGATAGTCAGCAGAATGTTGAGGCCATGTTTGACGTCTACG GGGTGACAGACCCAGCGCACAAGCAGGTAGCCCTGAAGACAAAGGCTCGAGTGACATTGACTGTGGACGGCGACAAGTACACAGAGACAACCCAAACAGGGAACCACCAGACCAGCGTCACGTTCCGCCTGggagaggagtttgcagaggagaTCCTGGGCCACAAGTGGAAGAGCTCCGTCTCCCTCAAGGACGACCACACGCTGCTCAAGGTCGAGAAAGGCGAGGATGGCAAGACCGTGACCCTCGAGAAAAGCTTCAGCCCTCAGCAGCTGGTCGTG ACTTACACCTTTGGAAGCGTTTCGGCGAAGAGAATCTACAAGGCTGTTTAA